From Deinococcus sp. HSC-46F16, the proteins below share one genomic window:
- the rlmB gene encoding 23S rRNA (guanosine(2251)-2'-O)-methyltransferase RlmB, with protein MLLYGRNPVLEALRDGRVSEVLLARGVEEAFVREIKDMGVRVRFAPRIELDQLAGTTQHQGILAEVEDLAWASVEDILDRAQSRGEDLLIVLLDGITDPRNFGAIIRSAEVLGAHGVAVEERRSAPLSPVVAKTAAGATSHLPVAQTKNLPRLIDRLKEQGVWVYGAAGEAAQDVGRLDLRGPVALVIGAEGEGLRRLVREKCDALVRIPTRGQVQSLNASVAAGILLYEAARARGER; from the coding sequence ATGTTGCTGTACGGACGGAATCCGGTGCTCGAAGCCCTGCGCGACGGGCGGGTCAGTGAGGTGCTGCTCGCGCGGGGGGTCGAAGAGGCGTTCGTGCGCGAGATCAAGGACATGGGCGTGCGGGTGCGCTTCGCCCCGCGCATCGAACTCGACCAGCTCGCGGGCACCACCCAGCATCAGGGCATCCTCGCGGAGGTGGAAGACCTCGCGTGGGCCAGCGTGGAAGACATTCTGGACCGGGCGCAGAGCCGGGGCGAGGACCTGCTGATCGTGCTGCTCGACGGGATCACCGACCCGCGCAACTTCGGGGCGATCATCCGCTCGGCGGAGGTGCTCGGTGCCCACGGGGTCGCGGTGGAGGAACGCCGCAGCGCTCCCCTATCGCCCGTGGTCGCCAAGACGGCGGCGGGGGCCACGAGCCACCTGCCCGTCGCGCAGACGAAGAACCTGCCCCGCCTGATCGACCGCCTCAAGGAACAGGGCGTGTGGGTCTACGGGGCAGCGGGCGAGGCCGCGCAGGACGTGGGCCGCCTCGATCTGCGCGGCCCGGTCGCCCTGGTGATCGGGGCGGAGGGCGAGGGCCTGCGCCGCCTCGTGCGCGAGAAGTGCGACGCGCTGGTGCGGATTCCCACGCGCGGGCAGGTCCAGAGCCTCAACGCCTCGGTCGCGGCGGGCATCCTGCTGTACGAGGCGGCGCGGGCGCGGGGCGAGAGGTGA
- a CDS encoding aldose 1-epimerase, with protein MRTETIAGERLTLEVLPDLGASVLGLRSASGRPVLRSVDPAKVETSSQTASFIMIPYANRIAGARFPFGSEEVQLRPTTKGGLAQHGDVRNRPWQVERVTDAHLRATFDSRDFADMNWPWAFTALVEYRLHGPHLDTTVSLTNADTREMPAGLGLHPYFARRGDGVDPTLAFDAALTYDTDGQMLPTGPARPLRPEEDFRVPAAVGERTFDRVYTAWDGVLRLDWGTRALVLTADPVYSHLTVFTAPDGSLALEPVSHATNALNLAAQGVSGVDLKTLVPGQTLAGTVRLTLEGDW; from the coding sequence GTGAGGACCGAAACCATCGCGGGCGAGCGCCTCACGCTGGAGGTGCTGCCCGACCTCGGCGCCAGCGTGCTGGGGCTGCGCTCGGCCTCCGGGCGCCCGGTCCTGCGGTCGGTGGACCCCGCGAAGGTGGAGACGAGCAGCCAGACGGCCAGCTTCATCATGATTCCCTATGCCAACCGGATTGCCGGGGCGCGGTTTCCCTTCGGCAGCGAGGAAGTGCAGCTCCGCCCCACGACCAAAGGCGGCCTCGCCCAGCACGGCGACGTGCGCAACCGGCCCTGGCAGGTGGAGCGGGTGACGGACGCGCACCTGCGGGCCACCTTCGACAGCCGCGACTTCGCGGACATGAACTGGCCGTGGGCTTTCACCGCCCTGGTGGAGTACCGCCTGCATGGACCCCACCTCGACACCACGGTCAGCCTGACGAACGCCGATACCCGCGAGATGCCCGCCGGACTGGGCCTGCACCCCTACTTCGCCCGCAGGGGGGACGGAGTGGACCCCACCCTGGCCTTCGACGCGGCGCTGACCTACGACACGGACGGGCAGATGCTGCCGACTGGCCCCGCCCGTCCCCTGCGCCCGGAGGAGGACTTCCGGGTGCCCGCTGCCGTGGGCGAACGCACCTTCGACCGGGTGTACACCGCCTGGGACGGCGTGCTGCGGCTGGACTGGGGCACGCGGGCGCTGGTGCTGACGGCCGACCCGGTGTATTCGCACCTGACCGTCTTTACCGCTCCCGACGGCAGCCTGGCCCTGGAGCCCGTCTCGCACGCGACCAACGCGCTGAACCTGGCTGCGCAGGGGGTGAGTGGCGTGGACCTGAAGACGCTGGTGCCGGGGCAAACGCTGGCGGGAACGGTGCGGCTGACGTTGGAAGGCGACTGGTAG
- a CDS encoding S1C family serine protease — protein MRGVRPLPWLPVLLLLALAAYLLPGWSPRLEAGSPTPPAVSQTLPNELPTNTSDLFQATRPAVVQVESLNTRTREAGLGTGFFISEGGQVMTAYHVVSTGQLFRVRTLEGRTYRARVTAYDAAADVALMQVEGRTPGFPFLPLAGAEPRVGQEVLAIGNSGGDFLQPRRGVLLRLGAEAGRADFPQGTLEMSAPLAPGDSGGPILDGTGEVIGVVSFIRLDESNQTRASYAVPVTQDSPLVAALLAGEQRDVPVVGLNLDQVHSGLTNPPGAVIARVVRDSPAEEAGLRGARFDADGNLLEIGDVILSVNGRRVRDANDFIRTVRGDATIGDTIRLGYIRDGEEREAIITLVGARALTDLNSDE, from the coding sequence ATGCGAGGCGTGCGCCCCCTGCCCTGGCTTCCCGTGCTGCTGCTGCTCGCGCTGGCGGCCTACCTGCTGCCGGGGTGGTCGCCCCGCCTGGAGGCCGGGTCGCCGACGCCCCCCGCCGTCTCGCAAACGCTCCCGAACGAGCTGCCCACCAACACCAGCGACCTGTTCCAGGCCACCCGCCCGGCGGTCGTGCAGGTCGAGAGCCTGAACACCCGCACCCGCGAGGCGGGGCTGGGCACCGGCTTCTTCATCTCGGAGGGCGGGCAGGTGATGACCGCCTACCACGTCGTCTCGACCGGGCAACTGTTCCGGGTCCGCACGCTGGAGGGCCGCACCTACCGCGCCCGCGTGACCGCCTACGACGCGGCGGCGGACGTGGCACTGATGCAGGTCGAGGGACGCACGCCCGGCTTCCCCTTCCTGCCTCTCGCGGGGGCCGAGCCACGGGTGGGGCAGGAGGTGCTCGCCATCGGCAACAGCGGCGGCGACTTCCTGCAACCGCGCCGGGGCGTGTTGCTGCGGCTGGGGGCTGAGGCGGGCCGCGCCGACTTTCCGCAGGGGACGCTGGAAATGTCCGCGCCCCTCGCGCCGGGGGATAGCGGCGGCCCCATCCTCGACGGCACTGGGGAGGTCATCGGGGTCGTGAGCTTTATCCGCCTCGACGAGAGCAACCAGACGCGGGCCTCCTACGCGGTGCCCGTTACCCAGGACAGCCCACTGGTGGCAGCGCTGCTGGCCGGGGAGCAGCGGGACGTGCCGGTGGTGGGGCTGAATCTTGATCAGGTGCACAGCGGCCTGACGAATCCGCCCGGCGCGGTGATCGCCCGCGTGGTGCGTGACAGCCCGGCGGAAGAGGCCGGGCTGCGCGGCGCCCGCTTCGACGCGGACGGCAACCTGCTGGAAATCGGCGACGTGATTCTCAGCGTGAATGGCCGCCGGGTCCGCGACGCCAACGACTTCATCCGCACCGTGCGGGGGGACGCGACCATCGGGGACACCATCCGGCTGGGCTATATCCGGGACGGCGAGGAACGCGAGGCGATCATCACCTTGGTGGGAGCACGGGCGCTGACGGATCTGAACAGCGACGAGTGA
- a CDS encoding EVE domain-containing protein, whose amino-acid sequence MPWLIKSEPDVFSYADLVRVGREGWNGVRNYQARNFLRQMREGDLCLFYHSNARPAGVAGVARVVREAYPDDLQFDPASEYFDPASTPDNPRWSMMDVAPVFDLPAVLPLDTLRTLPEWQDSPLTRKGSRLSVLPVTPEQFRAALRAAGVDDRDDLV is encoded by the coding sequence ATGCCCTGGCTGATCAAATCCGAACCCGACGTGTTCAGCTACGCGGACCTCGTGCGGGTGGGACGCGAGGGGTGGAACGGGGTGCGGAACTACCAGGCCCGCAACTTCCTGCGGCAGATGCGGGAGGGCGACCTCTGCCTCTTCTACCACTCCAACGCCAGACCGGCCGGGGTGGCGGGCGTGGCGCGGGTGGTGCGGGAAGCGTACCCGGACGACCTGCAATTCGACCCGGCCAGCGAGTATTTCGACCCGGCCTCCACGCCGGACAATCCCCGCTGGAGCATGATGGACGTGGCCCCGGTCTTTGACCTGCCCGCCGTGCTGCCCCTGGACACGCTGCGGACCCTTCCCGAGTGGCAGGACTCGCCCCTCACACGGAAGGGCAGCCGCCTCAGCGTGCTCCCCGTAACGCCCGAGCAGTTCCGCGCGGCGCTGCGGGCGGCGGGAGTGGATGACCGTGACGATCTCGTTTGA
- a CDS encoding GNAT family N-acetyltransferase, giving the protein MTVTISFERLTEAHLPLLTRWLQAPHVRVFWDDGERDEGAVRAHYFEPGRDVPGFVFRVEGREAGFIQRERITPDNEFWPWAAPEGETWGVDLLIGEPDLTGRGLGPTVIRAFLDALRAERPALRRVLIDPDPDNVRAVRAYARVGFAPLTRLATPWGEVLLMGLDVP; this is encoded by the coding sequence ATGACCGTGACGATCTCGTTTGAGCGGCTGACGGAAGCCCATCTGCCCCTGCTCACGCGCTGGCTGCAGGCCCCGCACGTCCGCGTCTTCTGGGACGACGGCGAACGGGACGAGGGGGCGGTGCGGGCACACTACTTCGAGCCAGGGCGGGACGTGCCGGGGTTCGTCTTCCGGGTGGAGGGACGGGAGGCAGGCTTCATCCAGCGCGAGCGCATCACGCCAGACAACGAATTCTGGCCCTGGGCCGCGCCGGAGGGTGAGACGTGGGGCGTGGACCTGCTGATCGGGGAGCCGGACCTGACTGGGCGGGGCCTGGGGCCAACGGTCATCCGCGCCTTTCTGGACGCGCTGCGGGCCGAGCGGCCAGCGTTGCGGCGGGTGCTGATCGACCCCGACCCCGACAACGTGCGGGCGGTGCGGGCTTACGCACGCGTGGGCTTCGCGCCCCTGACGCGGCTGGCGACGCCCTGGGGCGAGGTGCTGCTGATGGGCCTGGACGTGCCTTAA
- the thyX gene encoding FAD-dependent thymidylate synthase: MTTPAATSLTLYPLGDGIGSVALVQHVGDDKMIVNAARVSFGGDSDAPLNDRDEKLIRYLLRHQHGSPFEHNLITFKVVCPIFVDRQMVRHRVGVSKNEISGRYVEMQERNFTPTSFRKQAPSNRQASVEDDGTLDQAAAAAVWAEAWRQAFGAYQELLRLGVTREQARGVLPLSLYTESYYTFNVRSLLHFLGLRDHEGAQYETRLYARAMAELAEPLFPVTFREWRELHA, translated from the coding sequence ATGACCACTCCCGCCGCCACCTCCCTTACCCTCTACCCGTTGGGCGACGGCATCGGCTCCGTGGCGCTCGTGCAGCACGTCGGGGACGACAAGATGATCGTGAATGCCGCACGCGTCTCCTTTGGCGGCGACTCGGACGCGCCGCTGAATGACCGCGACGAGAAGTTGATTCGCTACCTCTTGCGGCACCAGCACGGCAGCCCCTTCGAGCACAACCTGATCACCTTCAAGGTGGTGTGCCCCATCTTCGTGGACCGGCAGATGGTGCGGCACCGGGTCGGCGTGAGCAAGAACGAAATTAGCGGTCGATATGTGGAGATGCAGGAGCGCAACTTCACCCCGACTTCCTTCCGCAAGCAGGCACCGTCGAACCGGCAGGCCAGCGTGGAGGACGACGGCACGCTCGACCAGGCGGCGGCGGCGGCGGTCTGGGCGGAGGCGTGGCGGCAGGCGTTCGGGGCCTACCAGGAGCTGCTGCGCCTTGGCGTGACGCGCGAGCAGGCGCGGGGCGTGCTGCCGCTCTCGCTGTATACCGAGTCGTATTACACCTTCAACGTACGTTCGCTGCTGCATTTCCTCGGTCTGCGCGACCATGAGGGGGCGCAGTACGAGACCCGCCTCTACGCGCGGGCGATGGCAGAACTTGCCGAGCCGCTCTTTCCCGTGACGTTCCGGGAGTGGCGCGAGCTGCACGCCTGA
- a CDS encoding lysophospholipid acyltransferase family protein, which yields MPVTWMNRRPTLASRLATLALRLTGWTPVLAPPPGPKFVGAVAPHTSNADFWPGIGWRWATGVPAHWVAKHSLFRPPLGWLMRAWGGLPVDRRRAGGNFVDGVVDIIRREPEIMVAVAPEGTRVRTEGWKTGFYYMALEAGVPIGVTVFDWGRKRVGVVGYVMPTGDIDADFRQIAALLDGVQAHTPANMGPVVPLRRGEGTVPATVTQP from the coding sequence GTGCCCGTCACCTGGATGAACCGCCGCCCCACCCTCGCGTCCCGCCTCGCCACGCTCGCCCTGCGGCTGACCGGATGGACGCCCGTGCTCGCCCCCCCGCCGGGGCCGAAGTTCGTGGGGGCGGTGGCGCCCCACACCTCCAACGCGGATTTCTGGCCGGGCATCGGCTGGCGATGGGCCACGGGCGTTCCGGCGCACTGGGTCGCCAAGCACAGCCTTTTCCGGCCGCCGCTGGGGTGGCTGATGCGGGCCTGGGGCGGCCTGCCGGTCGACCGCCGCCGCGCGGGGGGCAACTTCGTGGACGGGGTGGTGGACATCATTCGCCGCGAACCCGAGATCATGGTCGCCGTCGCCCCCGAGGGCACCCGCGTCCGCACCGAGGGCTGGAAGACCGGCTTCTACTACATGGCGCTGGAGGCGGGCGTGCCCATCGGCGTGACGGTCTTCGACTGGGGGCGCAAACGGGTGGGCGTGGTGGGCTACGTGATGCCCACCGGGGACATCGACGCCGACTTCCGGCAGATCGCCGCCCTGCTCGACGGAGTGCAGGCCCACACGCCCGCGAACATGGGGCCGGTCGTGCCCCTGCGCCGGGGTGAGGGAACGGTCCCG